In Onychostoma macrolepis isolate SWU-2019 chromosome 14, ASM1243209v1, whole genome shotgun sequence, a single window of DNA contains:
- the LOC131553031 gene encoding uncharacterized protein LOC131553031 isoform X1, whose product MEKETERNMMTEFWKEHSKSATVEKMMLDSNAQELTQHELPEILSLLPSLAGSDVLELGAGIGRFTRHLIGKARHVTAVDFMEKFVEKNRKDNSHLGKAEFIQADVTKLDFPKHSFDVVFSNWLLMYLSDHELKSLAEKFLMWLRPGGYLFFRESCFHQSGDCKIDFDPTHYRSPAYYNHLMTSFLLDESDQTEKKCYGFNMVLNKTVETYVKMKNNQNQLCWLMQKVRRDVVQQHQGGFSTFQEFLDNQQYTRRGILRYEKMFGSGYISTGGFSTTKEFVDMLNLTAGQKVLDVGCGIGGGDFYMAKTFGVEVLGMDLSSNMVEIAMERAVKETLPSVQFEVSDATKRRFPDAAFDVVYSRDTILHIRDKFDLFRKFYSWLKPGGKLLISDYCCGEKPWSPAFQDYVNQRGYILYTPQRYGQFLSEVGFSNVRAEDRTEQFIKVIKAELQRAEEMKEEFIQEFSQKDYDAVVNGWTEKLQRCETGDQRWGLFYATKE is encoded by the exons AAACCGAGAGAAACATGATGACGGAGTTCTGGAAGGAACACTCCAAGTCTGCAACAGTAGAAAAGATGATGCTGGATTCAAACGCTCAGGAACTGACCCAGCACGAGCTGCCAGAGATCCTGTCCCTGCTCCCTTCTCTGGCTGGTTCTGACGTGCTGGAACTTGGTGCTGGAATCGG TCGGTTTACACGTCACCTCATTGGCAAGGCCCGTCACGTGACCGCTGTGGACTTCATGGAGAAATTTGTGGAAAAGAACAGAAAGGACAACAGTCACCTGGGCAAAGCTGAATTCATCCAAGCTGATGTCACAAAGCTGGACTTCCCTAAACACAG TTTTGACGTGGTCTTCTCTAATTGGCTGTTGATGTATCTGAGTGATCATGAGCTGAAGTCATTGGCTGAGAAGTTCCTCATGTGGCTCCGTCCCGGGGGATACCTGTTCTTCAGAGAGTCCTGCTTTCACCAGTCAG GTGACTGCAAGATAGATTTTGACCCCACACACTACAGAAGCCCTGCTTACTACAACCACCTAATGACCTCATTCCTGCTGGATGAATCAGATCAGACAGAGAAGAAATGCTACGGGTTCAACATGGTGCTCAATAAGACAGTTGAGACCTACGTGAAG ATGAAGAACAACCAGAACCAGTTGTGCTGGCTCATGCAGAAAGTTCGTCGTGATGTGGTACAGCAGCATCAGGGCGGCTTTTCCACATTTCAGGAGTTTCTAGATAACCAGCAGTACACCAGACGAGGAATCTTACGTTATGAGAAGATGTTCGGATCAGGATACATCAGCACAGGTGGATTCAGCACGACCAAG gAGTTTGTTGATATGCTGAACTTGACCGCCGGACAGAAGGTTCTTGATGTTGGCTGTGGGATTGGAGGTGGAGATTTCTACATGGCTAAG ACCTTTGGGGTTGAGGTTCTGGGCATGGATCTGTCATCAAACATGGTGGAGATCGCCATGGAGAGAGCCGTGAAGGAGACACTGCCATCA GTGCAGTTCGAGGTGTCAGATGCCACAAAAAGAAGGTTTCCTGACGCCGCGTTTGATGTGGTTTACAGCAGGGACACCATTCTGCATATCAGGGACAAATTTGACCTCTTCAGAAAGTTTTAC TCATGGCTAAAGCCGGGCGGGAAACTTCTGATCAGTGACTACTGCTGTGGAGAGAAGCCTTGGTCTCCAGCGTTTCAGGATTACGTTAACCAGCGGGGATATATCCTCTACACACCTCAGAGATACGGACAA ttCCTGAGCGAGGTGGGATTCAGTAATGTTCGTGCTGAGGACAGAACAGAGCAATTTATTAAAGTCATAAAGGCTGAACTGCAGAGAGCAGAGGAGATGAAAGAGGAGTTTATACAG GAGTTCTCTCAGAAAGACTATGATGCCGTTGTAAACGGATGGACAGAAAAACTGCAGCGCTGTGAGACTGGAGACCAGCGCTGGGGGCTTTTCTATGCCACCAAAGAATGA
- the LOC131553031 gene encoding uncharacterized protein LOC131553031 isoform X2: MKNISHLWNLSIPQMFLYSRKSFDVVFSNWLLMYLSDHELKSLAEKFLMWLRPGGYLFFRESCFHQSGDCKIDFDPTHYRSPAYYNHLMTSFLLDESDQTEKKCYGFNMVLNKTVETYVKMKNNQNQLCWLMQKVRRDVVQQHQGGFSTFQEFLDNQQYTRRGILRYEKMFGSGYISTGGFSTTKEFVDMLNLTAGQKVLDVGCGIGGGDFYMAKTFGVEVLGMDLSSNMVEIAMERAVKETLPSVQFEVSDATKRRFPDAAFDVVYSRDTILHIRDKFDLFRKFYSWLKPGGKLLISDYCCGEKPWSPAFQDYVNQRGYILYTPQRYGQFLSEVGFSNVRAEDRTEQFIKVIKAELQRAEEMKEEFIQEFSQKDYDAVVNGWTEKLQRCETGDQRWGLFYATKE, encoded by the exons atgaagaataTTTCACATCtatggaatctttccattccacaaatgtttctttatagcagaaaaag TTTTGACGTGGTCTTCTCTAATTGGCTGTTGATGTATCTGAGTGATCATGAGCTGAAGTCATTGGCTGAGAAGTTCCTCATGTGGCTCCGTCCCGGGGGATACCTGTTCTTCAGAGAGTCCTGCTTTCACCAGTCAG GTGACTGCAAGATAGATTTTGACCCCACACACTACAGAAGCCCTGCTTACTACAACCACCTAATGACCTCATTCCTGCTGGATGAATCAGATCAGACAGAGAAGAAATGCTACGGGTTCAACATGGTGCTCAATAAGACAGTTGAGACCTACGTGAAG ATGAAGAACAACCAGAACCAGTTGTGCTGGCTCATGCAGAAAGTTCGTCGTGATGTGGTACAGCAGCATCAGGGCGGCTTTTCCACATTTCAGGAGTTTCTAGATAACCAGCAGTACACCAGACGAGGAATCTTACGTTATGAGAAGATGTTCGGATCAGGATACATCAGCACAGGTGGATTCAGCACGACCAAG gAGTTTGTTGATATGCTGAACTTGACCGCCGGACAGAAGGTTCTTGATGTTGGCTGTGGGATTGGAGGTGGAGATTTCTACATGGCTAAG ACCTTTGGGGTTGAGGTTCTGGGCATGGATCTGTCATCAAACATGGTGGAGATCGCCATGGAGAGAGCCGTGAAGGAGACACTGCCATCA GTGCAGTTCGAGGTGTCAGATGCCACAAAAAGAAGGTTTCCTGACGCCGCGTTTGATGTGGTTTACAGCAGGGACACCATTCTGCATATCAGGGACAAATTTGACCTCTTCAGAAAGTTTTAC TCATGGCTAAAGCCGGGCGGGAAACTTCTGATCAGTGACTACTGCTGTGGAGAGAAGCCTTGGTCTCCAGCGTTTCAGGATTACGTTAACCAGCGGGGATATATCCTCTACACACCTCAGAGATACGGACAA ttCCTGAGCGAGGTGGGATTCAGTAATGTTCGTGCTGAGGACAGAACAGAGCAATTTATTAAAGTCATAAAGGCTGAACTGCAGAGAGCAGAGGAGATGAAAGAGGAGTTTATACAG GAGTTCTCTCAGAAAGACTATGATGCCGTTGTAAACGGATGGACAGAAAAACTGCAGCGCTGTGAGACTGGAGACCAGCGCTGGGGGCTTTTCTATGCCACCAAAGAATGA